One Choloepus didactylus isolate mChoDid1 chromosome 8, mChoDid1.pri, whole genome shotgun sequence DNA window includes the following coding sequences:
- the ETFRF1 gene encoding electron transfer flavoprotein regulatory factor 1, whose translation MKMANSLRGEVLNLYKNLLYLGRDYPKGADYFKRRLKNVFLKNKDVKDPEKIKELIGRGEFVMKELEALYFLRKYRAMKQRYCSDVNKTN comes from the exons ATGAAAATGGCCAATTCTTTAAGAGGAGAAgtactgaatctttataaaaat CTGCTGTATCTTGGAAGAGACTATCCAAAAGGAGCAGATTACTTTAAAAGGCGTCTGAAGAAtgttttccttaaaaacaaagatgtgaaagacccaGAGAAGATCAAAGAACTTATTGGACGGGGTGAATTTGTAATGAAAGAGCTAGAAGCCttatattttcttagaaaatacaGAGCTATGAAACAACGCTATTGTTCAGATGTCAACAAAACTAACTGA